From the Maioricimonas rarisocia genome, one window contains:
- a CDS encoding TolC family protein: protein MPVQRWIAYALLLPGLLVPGCSWHGDEVHYLGRPHQEHYRDVAQRIEYPAVDEPSTAAVEFTDAPRTLDYSSAQDVWEMPLAEATYLALLHNDVIRTGGAFLSRFNPVLSSPEAVATVYDPAIQETGILLGNRGIEAALSDFDANFTTQMLWGRDEVLTNNPFLSSGVAGGTLVSETAEFNAVLAKQMANGGQFSLGHQINYLGSNSAFQLFPSTYVGSISATYRQPLLAGAGTEYTRIAGPIGRNVTAVTGVSQGVVIARINSDIELTDFEANVRNLLRDVEDAYWDLYIAYRSFDAAASARNATMRVWRVASAKLEVGHDLPPYAEAQARDQLFESQIATDNARSNVYEAETRLRRLLGLNVNDGRVIRPTDEPITAKVVPDWAMAVSEALTQRVELRRQKWRMKSLELQLRAAESQLQPRLDLIAAYRVNGFGDDLLAQNESNTFYKSITNNEQTGWNLGFEMTMPIGFRTAKSQVRNLELQLARARRVLETQELEISHEVANAFQRLARSYQAAELSLNRVRAAREYVSRLEARSDRELNVDLLLRAQRTAANAEVTYYSHLVDYNRALADLHFRKGTLLEHYDVHLMEGPWTPPAYTDSHRRREARMYGLNVDPHMIEESPEPFALPGPIGGKGVAVPGSIQPTGGSMVPSAEPPFEPPAAPPEALPPLEAPDSAVRAGESPEWQTSRGAATAADDSDPFAVR, encoded by the coding sequence ATGCCCGTGCAACGATGGATCGCCTACGCGTTGCTGCTGCCCGGGCTGCTGGTCCCTGGCTGCAGCTGGCATGGGGACGAAGTCCATTATCTCGGGCGTCCTCACCAGGAGCATTACCGGGACGTCGCCCAGCGCATCGAATACCCGGCCGTCGACGAGCCCTCGACGGCAGCCGTCGAATTCACCGACGCGCCCCGCACACTCGACTACAGCAGCGCCCAGGATGTCTGGGAGATGCCGCTGGCCGAGGCGACCTATCTGGCGCTGCTCCATAACGACGTGATCCGGACCGGCGGGGCATTTCTCTCCCGTTTCAATCCGGTACTCAGTTCTCCCGAGGCCGTCGCGACCGTCTATGACCCGGCGATTCAGGAGACGGGCATCCTGCTGGGCAACCGCGGTATCGAAGCGGCCCTCTCTGACTTCGACGCGAACTTCACGACCCAGATGCTCTGGGGCCGGGATGAAGTGCTGACGAACAATCCGTTTCTCAGCAGTGGCGTTGCGGGAGGAACCCTCGTCTCGGAGACGGCTGAATTCAATGCCGTCCTTGCGAAACAGATGGCCAACGGCGGTCAGTTCAGTCTCGGGCACCAGATCAACTACCTGGGGTCAAATTCCGCTTTCCAGCTGTTTCCCTCCACATACGTCGGATCGATCAGCGCGACCTACCGGCAGCCGCTTCTGGCCGGGGCCGGCACCGAATACACCCGCATCGCCGGTCCGATCGGTCGCAACGTCACCGCAGTGACCGGGGTTTCGCAGGGTGTCGTGATCGCCCGGATCAACAGCGACATCGAGCTGACCGATTTCGAAGCGAACGTCCGCAATCTGCTGCGGGACGTCGAAGACGCCTACTGGGACCTGTACATCGCTTACCGCAGTTTCGACGCGGCGGCGAGTGCCCGGAATGCCACGATGCGGGTCTGGCGGGTCGCCAGTGCAAAGCTCGAAGTCGGGCATGACCTGCCTCCCTATGCCGAGGCCCAGGCCCGTGACCAGCTTTTTGAATCCCAGATTGCGACCGACAACGCCCGTTCAAACGTCTACGAAGCCGAGACGCGGCTGCGGCGGCTGCTGGGTCTGAACGTCAATGATGGTCGCGTCATCCGTCCCACGGATGAACCGATTACAGCCAAGGTCGTTCCCGACTGGGCGATGGCGGTTTCCGAAGCATTGACGCAACGCGTCGAACTGCGGCGCCAGAAGTGGCGGATGAAGAGTCTCGAATTGCAGCTGCGGGCTGCCGAGAGCCAGTTGCAGCCCCGTCTCGACTTGATTGCGGCGTACCGGGTGAATGGCTTCGGCGACGATCTGCTGGCCCAGAACGAGAGCAACACGTTCTATAAGTCGATCACGAACAACGAACAGACCGGCTGGAACCTCGGTTTCGAGATGACGATGCCGATCGGTTTCCGCACGGCGAAGTCCCAGGTCCGCAACCTCGAACTGCAACTCGCCCGCGCCCGCCGCGTGCTGGAAACCCAGGAACTGGAAATCAGTCACGAGGTGGCGAACGCATTCCAGCGGCTCGCACGCTCGTATCAGGCAGCTGAGCTGAGCCTCAACCGGGTCCGGGCAGCGCGGGAATATGTCTCACGCCTGGAGGCCCGGAGCGACCGGGAGCTGAACGTCGACCTTCTGTTGCGTGCCCAGCGGACTGCAGCGAACGCCGAAGTGACGTACTACTCGCACCTTGTCGACTACAACCGGGCCCTGGCAGATCTGCATTTCCGCAAGGGAACGCTTCTCGAGCACTATGACGTGCACCTCATGGAAGGTCCGTGGACTCCACCGGCCTACACGGACTCACACCGTCGCCGCGAGGCCCGTATGTACGGACTCAACGTCGATCCGCACATGATCGAGGAATCTCCCGAGCCGTTTGCCCTGCCCGGTCCGATCGGCGGCAAGGGTGTGGCGGTCCCGGGATCGATTCAGCCGACGGGTGGCAGCATGGTCCCATCCGCCGAACCGCCGTTCGAACCTCCCGCGGCGCCGCCGGAGGCATTGCCACCGCTTGAAGCACCGGACAGTGCCGTTCGCGCCGGGGAATCGCCCGAATGGCAAACGTCGCGCGGTGCCGCGACGGCGGCGGACGACAGCGATCCGTTCGCGGTCCGGTAG
- a CDS encoding biotin/lipoyl-binding protein, which yields MSVASPVDETAESTQPPQEPLPLRMRPDLVVRTEVYEGRTCYIIKDPIGLRYFRFDREEHRLLSMLDGKRTAEQIVERMNAEFRPQQFQLEDVARFAQQLLQLGLVVTIVPGVGDALYEAREQRKRQKRISTFTNFLYIKLPGFDPERLLSWMYPRVSFLFSTTGVALTLLLWLAAGLLVTLNYDQFRSRPELLQFHTFFNVHNVFWLWVAVGISKILHEFGHGLTCKHFKGECHDMGVLFLVFTPCLYCNVSDSWMTGSRWARIWISAAGMYVEITLASIAVFAWWLTEPGIIHNIAFAMMAVCSFNTLLVNGNPLLRYDGYYVMTDLLHVPNLMQKSSELVRHLIFRHALGIDIPAPAFLPERRRLLFVTYAVLAYLYRLVLVVVISWFLYRFLEPYKLGVISKILGAAGLGLTVVMPLWKTVSFVAHQDNVGEIVTGPKFIRTIVILAIAVAAFGWLPVPHRVESVASVEYRDAVPVYATVAGYLKDIRVEPGQRVEEGDVIAVLDNEPLEDEIAELEHRLRVADIRIQTAIALDREQDRQALEVSVRQTREMLETRKQQLSELTVKAPRSGIVIPATARPADAGIGTSELASTHPLKSENQNRYLHRNTLLCEIGPSSDFDAVLLIDQSEMEFVDDDQHVWLKLDAAPDVTLTGSTESVGVDRATTVPTPLSNRVGGELATVSEDGMTDTPVSPHYQVRVRLDDSDQLDVDGVLRHGNRGKARVDCGTWTCWQWLARTFNQVFQM from the coding sequence ATGTCGGTTGCCAGTCCTGTCGACGAAACCGCCGAATCCACCCAGCCACCGCAGGAGCCGCTTCCATTGCGGATGCGGCCCGATCTGGTGGTCCGTACGGAGGTCTACGAAGGGCGGACCTGCTACATCATCAAGGACCCGATCGGGCTGCGGTACTTTCGCTTCGACCGTGAGGAGCACCGGCTGCTGTCCATGCTGGACGGCAAGCGGACTGCCGAGCAGATCGTCGAGCGGATGAACGCCGAGTTCCGGCCGCAGCAGTTTCAACTCGAAGATGTCGCCCGGTTTGCCCAGCAACTCCTTCAGCTCGGGCTCGTGGTGACCATCGTCCCCGGCGTCGGCGACGCCCTGTACGAGGCGCGTGAGCAGAGGAAGCGTCAGAAACGGATTTCGACGTTCACCAACTTTCTGTACATCAAACTGCCCGGATTCGATCCGGAGCGGCTGCTGTCGTGGATGTATCCGCGCGTTTCCTTTCTGTTCTCGACCACCGGTGTCGCGCTGACCTTGCTGCTGTGGCTCGCAGCAGGACTGCTGGTGACCCTCAACTACGACCAGTTTCGCTCCCGACCCGAACTGCTGCAGTTCCATACGTTCTTCAACGTTCACAACGTCTTCTGGTTGTGGGTGGCGGTTGGCATTTCGAAGATTCTCCACGAGTTCGGTCACGGACTGACCTGCAAGCACTTCAAGGGCGAATGCCACGACATGGGGGTGCTGTTTCTCGTGTTCACGCCCTGCCTGTACTGCAATGTCTCCGACTCGTGGATGACCGGCAGTCGCTGGGCAAGGATCTGGATCAGCGCCGCCGGCATGTACGTCGAAATCACGCTCGCATCGATTGCCGTGTTCGCGTGGTGGCTGACCGAGCCGGGGATCATCCACAACATTGCATTCGCCATGATGGCGGTCTGCTCGTTCAATACGCTGCTGGTCAACGGCAATCCGCTGTTGCGGTACGACGGCTACTACGTGATGACCGACCTGCTGCATGTTCCGAACCTGATGCAGAAGTCGAGCGAGCTGGTGCGGCATCTGATCTTCCGGCACGCCCTGGGAATCGACATCCCGGCACCGGCGTTTCTGCCCGAACGCCGCCGTCTGCTGTTCGTCACCTATGCCGTGCTGGCGTACCTGTACCGGCTGGTGCTCGTCGTCGTGATCAGCTGGTTTCTGTACCGCTTTCTCGAACCGTACAAGCTGGGCGTGATCAGCAAGATCCTGGGGGCCGCGGGGTTGGGGCTGACTGTCGTGATGCCGCTCTGGAAGACCGTCAGTTTTGTCGCACATCAGGACAACGTGGGGGAAATCGTGACCGGTCCGAAGTTCATCCGCACCATCGTGATCCTCGCCATCGCCGTGGCAGCATTTGGCTGGCTGCCCGTGCCGCACCGCGTCGAATCGGTTGCCAGTGTCGAGTACCGCGACGCCGTCCCGGTCTACGCCACAGTGGCCGGCTACCTGAAGGACATCCGCGTCGAACCGGGGCAACGGGTGGAAGAAGGGGACGTGATCGCCGTTCTCGACAATGAGCCTCTCGAAGACGAGATTGCCGAGCTGGAACATCGCCTCCGCGTGGCCGACATCCGGATCCAGACGGCAATCGCGCTGGACAGAGAGCAGGATCGCCAGGCACTCGAAGTCAGTGTCCGTCAGACCCGCGAAATGCTCGAAACCCGCAAACAGCAACTTTCCGAACTGACCGTCAAAGCACCGCGGAGCGGCATCGTGATACCGGCCACGGCTCGACCGGCCGATGCGGGAATCGGGACAAGTGAGCTGGCGTCAACGCACCCGCTCAAATCGGAGAACCAGAACCGTTATCTGCATCGCAACACGCTTCTGTGCGAGATCGGCCCGTCCAGCGATTTTGATGCGGTGCTGCTCATCGATCAGTCCGAAATGGAGTTTGTCGACGACGACCAGCACGTCTGGCTGAAACTGGACGCTGCCCCCGATGTGACGCTCACCGGCTCGACCGAGAGCGTCGGTGTCGATCGTGCCACCACTGTTCCCACGCCCCTGAGCAATCGCGTTGGCGGCGAACTTGCGACAGTCTCGGAAGACGGCATGACCGACACGCCCGTCTCGCCGCACTACCAGGTGCGCGTCCGTCTCGATGACAGTGATCAGCTCGACGTTGACGGTGTCCTGCGGCATGGTAATCGGGGCAAGGCCAGGGTTGATTGCGGAACCTGGACCTGCTGGCAGTGGTTGGCCCGCACTTTCAATCAGGTCTTCCAGATGTAA
- a CDS encoding polysaccharide biosynthesis/export family protein, producing the protein MVTLAGICLLAGCAAVTFPETGVPVYRVPEELLSPPKDPTRTINLSLLRQEQPEEHLLAPGDVLGIWVEGVFGARGDTPPVRFSSRRGDFPSSTGLPYTISPRGTVDLPVVGELNVEGMTLAEVKTAIRKAYVEDRPIIQAGFERIIVTLVQPREYNVLVLRQETGTAVGSRESPTQFQEINRFKRGTGYVVTLQAYENDVLHALVYSGGLPGIDAVNEVRIQKRRFTSAAEAEMLKEQFEESGEPVPAFGAHEIRIPLRMVPGTPLPINEEDIILEDGDVVFIEARESEVFYTGGLLPTNELVLPRDHDLDVLEAIVLARGPVLSGGLLPGSLAFSAELLEGDIGGPSPTHVIVLRKTQDGRQYPIRVDLNKAIKDPRERIIIQPNDVVLMQQTPEEAIARYATNIFSFRIFGRFLNRGDATGTVDVLLP; encoded by the coding sequence ATGGTCACGCTGGCCGGGATCTGCCTTCTGGCCGGCTGTGCCGCGGTGACCTTTCCCGAAACCGGTGTCCCGGTCTACCGCGTGCCCGAGGAACTGCTTTCTCCGCCGAAAGACCCGACACGCACGATCAACCTGTCACTCCTGCGACAGGAGCAACCGGAGGAACACCTGCTGGCTCCGGGCGATGTGCTGGGCATCTGGGTCGAAGGGGTCTTCGGTGCGCGGGGAGATACGCCGCCGGTCCGGTTCAGCTCACGCCGTGGCGACTTTCCTTCCTCGACGGGTCTGCCGTACACCATCTCGCCGCGCGGCACGGTCGATCTGCCGGTGGTCGGTGAACTGAATGTTGAGGGAATGACGCTTGCGGAAGTGAAGACGGCGATCCGCAAGGCGTATGTCGAAGACCGCCCGATCATTCAGGCCGGCTTCGAACGGATCATCGTCACGCTGGTGCAGCCCCGCGAGTACAACGTGCTCGTCCTGCGTCAGGAAACCGGCACCGCGGTCGGCAGCCGCGAGAGCCCGACGCAATTCCAGGAAATCAACCGCTTCAAGCGGGGAACCGGTTACGTGGTGACGTTGCAGGCATACGAGAACGACGTCCTGCACGCTCTGGTCTACAGCGGTGGTCTGCCCGGCATCGACGCGGTCAACGAAGTCCGCATTCAGAAGCGGCGGTTCACCAGCGCGGCCGAAGCCGAAATGCTGAAGGAGCAGTTCGAAGAGTCCGGCGAGCCGGTGCCGGCCTTCGGTGCTCACGAGATTCGCATCCCGCTGCGCATGGTTCCGGGAACTCCGTTGCCCATCAACGAGGAAGACATCATTCTCGAAGACGGCGACGTGGTGTTCATCGAAGCCCGCGAATCGGAAGTCTTCTACACCGGGGGGCTGCTGCCGACCAACGAGCTGGTGCTTCCCCGTGACCACGACCTCGACGTGCTCGAAGCGATCGTGCTGGCCCGCGGGCCGGTGCTCAGCGGCGGACTACTGCCGGGTAGTCTGGCCTTCAGTGCTGAACTGCTCGAAGGGGACATCGGCGGACCTTCGCCGACGCACGTGATTGTCCTGCGAAAAACACAGGACGGGCGGCAGTATCCGATCCGAGTCGACCTGAACAAGGCGATCAAGGATCCCCGGGAACGGATCATCATCCAGCCGAACGACGTCGTCCTCATGCAGCAGACGCCGGAAGAAGCGATCGCCCGCTACGCGACGAACATCTTCAGCTTCCGCATCTTCGGTCGGTTCCTCAACCGCGGCGACGCAACCGGCACAGTGGACGTCCTGCTCCCGTAG
- a CDS encoding efflux RND transporter periplasmic adaptor subunit, producing MVDSMTQGVSEGIAAPPSRPAQPNLWALFRGTRSDVPPDRFKQTLTEALGGWCRAQAVAIWSAENGATPQLVMDSQVRDGALKGGADEWKAHLELIQRVVTHQKPALVAPHANHFEVTEGVFVNTTDYELMLVPMRLDARRWLIFEVFRSQGSDPQAGQTELGRMAHLCEFPLDYFRGMELRKLAAQSQNSLAREQVLPLLHRGLNVSRTAYRIANEGRQLVGCDRISVLVPRSGRLRMEAISDQDTINYRSNLVQALTRAARQSADDRDGLVYIKSNEARPEWVEELLGHYGADAQPVGLCIAPLQTIARSDAASAQDAQDNAADPPTRMVGVIVLEQFDNPETFPPMLQRLQQVAPHFAAGLENSLEHERVFLLPLWKSLGRVRESMTAARITKSTLLLALLIAAVVALVVVPLELRLKAPGQLRAAERRGVFATEAGVVREVKVQHGDVVDQGEPVLVLENTDLEMSLEHAVALLAEAQEQLKRLQAERETTGLPRDRRIQVSGQIAEVNERIHRLEQQAEKTRRRLEQLTVKAPIDGMITSWYPERGLLNRPVDIGTELLYQIDEDGKWVLELDVPEENAGYLLRRMNELGEDGRIDVTYVLSTHPRRRFRGWIVDVASRTDVEAEEHVVSALVELDPDDLPPLREGAEVTARLHCGEHAAGFVWFREVIEFIHTRVLF from the coding sequence ATGGTGGACTCTATGACTCAGGGTGTCTCGGAAGGAATCGCCGCCCCGCCAAGCCGACCCGCTCAGCCCAATTTGTGGGCGCTGTTTCGTGGCACACGATCCGATGTGCCACCGGATCGCTTCAAGCAGACCCTGACGGAAGCGCTCGGGGGCTGGTGCCGTGCCCAGGCGGTGGCCATCTGGTCGGCCGAGAACGGTGCCACACCGCAACTTGTGATGGACTCGCAGGTTCGTGACGGGGCTCTGAAGGGGGGCGCCGACGAATGGAAGGCTCACCTCGAACTCATCCAGCGCGTCGTGACCCACCAGAAGCCGGCACTGGTCGCGCCGCACGCGAATCACTTCGAAGTGACCGAAGGCGTGTTCGTCAACACGACCGACTACGAGTTGATGCTCGTGCCGATGCGGCTCGATGCACGCCGGTGGCTGATCTTTGAAGTTTTCCGCTCGCAGGGCAGTGACCCGCAGGCCGGACAGACCGAGCTGGGGCGGATGGCCCACCTGTGCGAGTTTCCCCTCGATTACTTTCGGGGGATGGAGCTCCGCAAGCTGGCCGCTCAGAGTCAGAACAGTCTCGCCCGGGAACAGGTCCTCCCCCTTCTGCACCGGGGACTGAACGTCTCCCGCACCGCATACCGCATCGCCAACGAAGGCCGTCAGCTGGTTGGCTGCGACCGGATTTCCGTTCTGGTGCCGCGGTCCGGTCGCCTGCGGATGGAGGCGATCAGCGATCAGGATACAATCAATTACCGCTCGAACCTCGTCCAGGCACTGACGCGTGCGGCGCGGCAGTCGGCAGACGACCGGGACGGTCTCGTCTACATCAAGTCGAACGAAGCCCGTCCCGAATGGGTCGAGGAACTGCTCGGCCACTACGGTGCCGATGCCCAGCCGGTCGGTTTGTGTATTGCTCCGCTGCAGACGATCGCACGGAGCGATGCGGCCTCGGCGCAGGACGCTCAGGACAATGCCGCAGATCCGCCGACCCGGATGGTTGGAGTGATCGTCCTCGAGCAGTTCGACAACCCCGAGACCTTCCCGCCGATGCTGCAGCGACTGCAGCAGGTCGCGCCGCATTTCGCCGCTGGCCTGGAGAACTCGCTCGAACACGAGCGCGTCTTTCTGCTTCCGCTGTGGAAATCCCTCGGGCGAGTCCGCGAGTCGATGACGGCCGCGCGAATCACGAAATCGACGCTGCTGCTGGCCCTGCTGATTGCTGCGGTTGTGGCCCTTGTGGTGGTGCCGCTCGAACTGCGGCTGAAAGCCCCTGGACAGCTGCGGGCAGCCGAACGCCGCGGCGTGTTTGCAACCGAAGCGGGCGTCGTCCGTGAGGTCAAGGTTCAGCACGGCGACGTTGTGGACCAGGGCGAGCCGGTGCTCGTGCTGGAGAACACCGATCTCGAGATGAGTCTCGAACATGCCGTCGCGCTGCTTGCCGAAGCGCAGGAGCAACTCAAACGGCTCCAGGCCGAGCGGGAAACGACCGGGTTGCCGCGCGACCGCAGGATTCAGGTCAGTGGCCAGATCGCTGAAGTCAACGAGCGAATCCATCGCCTCGAGCAGCAGGCCGAGAAGACACGGCGACGGCTCGAGCAGTTGACGGTCAAGGCGCCGATCGACGGGATGATCACCAGTTGGTATCCCGAACGGGGACTGCTGAACCGTCCCGTCGACATCGGAACCGAACTGCTCTATCAGATCGACGAAGACGGCAAGTGGGTTCTCGAACTGGATGTTCCGGAAGAGAATGCCGGCTACCTGCTGCGGCGGATGAACGAACTGGGGGAAGATGGCCGGATCGACGTGACCTACGTCCTCTCGACGCATCCCCGCCGTCGCTTCCGTGGCTGGATCGTCGATGTGGCCTCCCGAACCGACGTCGAAGCCGAGGAACACGTCGTGTCGGCACTTGTCGAACTGGATCCGGACGACCTTCCGCCGCTGCGTGAAGGTGCCGAAGTGACTGCCAGACTGCACTGCGGCGAGCACGCGGCCGGATTTGTCTGGTTCCGCGAAGTGATCGAGTTCATCCACACGCGGGTGCTCTTCTGA
- a CDS encoding sulfotransferase domain-containing protein, with product MPNSEHITIVSGLPRSGTSMMMKMLEQGGLTAVTDRVRTADDDNPNGYYEFEPVKKTRDDPSWLPDARGKVVKMVYSLLRDLPSDFSYRVVFMRRALPEVIASQNKMLRRHGKDPKPGDDALMMGLFEKELQKIEEWLELQPNFETVYVWYNELLSDPRETVKIINEFCDEELDEAAMCGVIDPNLYRNRA from the coding sequence ATGCCGAACAGTGAACACATCACGATCGTCTCCGGACTGCCGCGATCCGGCACTTCGATGATGATGAAGATGCTCGAGCAGGGTGGCCTGACTGCCGTCACCGACCGCGTACGGACGGCCGACGACGACAACCCGAACGGCTACTACGAGTTCGAGCCGGTCAAGAAGACACGCGACGATCCTTCCTGGTTGCCGGACGCCCGGGGCAAGGTCGTGAAGATGGTCTACTCGTTGCTCCGCGATCTGCCATCTGACTTCTCGTACCGTGTCGTCTTCATGCGCCGTGCGCTGCCGGAAGTCATTGCCTCGCAGAACAAGATGCTGCGTCGTCACGGCAAGGATCCGAAACCGGGCGACGACGCGCTGATGATGGGACTGTTCGAGAAAGAGCTGCAGAAGATCGAGGAATGGCTCGAGCTGCAGCCGAACTTCGAGACGGTCTACGTCTGGTACAACGAACTGCTGAGCGACCCACGGGAGACCGTGAAGATCATCAACGAGTTCTGCGACGAAGAACTGGACGAAGCCGCCATGTGTGGCGTGATCGATCCGAACCTGTACCGCAACCGGGCCTGA